From the Comamonas odontotermitis genome, one window contains:
- a CDS encoding electron transfer flavoprotein subunit beta/FixA family protein, whose product MKVLVPVKRVVDYNVKVRVKSDGTGVDIANVKMSMNPFDEIAVEEAVRLKEKGVVTEIIAVSCGVAQCQETLRTAMAIGADRGILVETTEELQPLAVAKLLKALVDKEQPGLIICGKQAIDDDCNQTGQMLAALADLPQATFASKVEVAGDKVSVTREVDGGLETLQLTTPAVITTDLRLNEPRYVTLPNIMKAKKKQLDTVKPEELGVDVTPRIKTLKVAEPAKRGAGVKVADVSALIDKLKNEAKVI is encoded by the coding sequence ATGAAAGTACTTGTACCCGTCAAGCGCGTGGTGGACTACAACGTGAAAGTGCGCGTCAAAAGCGACGGCACGGGAGTGGACATTGCCAACGTCAAGATGAGCATGAACCCGTTTGACGAAATCGCGGTGGAAGAGGCCGTGCGCCTCAAGGAAAAAGGCGTCGTCACCGAAATCATCGCCGTTTCCTGCGGCGTGGCCCAATGCCAGGAAACCCTGCGCACGGCCATGGCCATCGGCGCCGATCGCGGCATCCTGGTCGAGACCACCGAAGAGCTCCAGCCCCTGGCCGTTGCCAAGCTCCTCAAAGCCCTGGTCGACAAAGAGCAACCCGGCCTCATCATCTGCGGCAAACAAGCCATCGACGACGACTGCAACCAGACCGGCCAGATGCTCGCAGCGCTGGCAGACCTCCCCCAGGCCACCTTCGCCTCCAAGGTCGAAGTCGCGGGCGACAAGGTAAGCGTCACCCGTGAAGTCGACGGCGGCCTCGAAACCCTGCAACTGACAACGCCAGCGGTCATCACCACCGACCTGCGTCTGAACGAGCCGCGCTACGTCACCTTGCCCAACATCATGAAGGCCAAGAAAAAGCAGCTCGACACCGTCAAGCCCGAAGAGCTGGGCGTGGATGTGACCCCTCGCATCAAAACCCTCAAAGTGGCAGAGCCTGCCAAGCGCGGCGCAGGCGTCAAAGTCGCTGACGTCTCGGCCCTGATCGACAAACTCAAGAACGAAGCCAAAGTCATCTAA
- a CDS encoding electron transfer flavoprotein subunit alpha/FixB family protein gives MTALVIAEHDNHSIKPATLNTVTAAKACGADVHILVAGEGAAAAAQAATQIAGVAKVILAEGASLKDGLAENVAAQVLAIAGNYSHILFPATAGGKNVAPRVAAKLDVAQISDITKVDGPDTFERPIYAGNAIATVQSTDGKKVITVRTTGFDAAAATGGTAAVETVAAVEGSSKSAFAGREVTKNDRPELTAAKIIVSGGRALGSAEKFNEVITPLADKLGAAIGASRAAVDAGYAPNDLQVGQTGKIVAPQLYIAAGISGAIQHLAGMKDSKVIVAINKDEEAPIFSVADYGLVADLFEAVPEMVGKL, from the coding sequence ATGACCGCTCTCGTTATTGCAGAACACGACAACCACAGCATCAAACCCGCCACCCTCAACACCGTCACGGCCGCCAAGGCCTGCGGAGCCGACGTCCACATCCTCGTGGCGGGTGAAGGCGCAGCCGCTGCAGCCCAGGCCGCAACCCAGATCGCAGGCGTTGCCAAAGTCATCCTCGCTGAAGGCGCATCGCTCAAGGACGGCCTGGCCGAAAACGTGGCAGCGCAAGTGCTCGCCATTGCAGGCAACTACAGCCACATCCTCTTTCCCGCCACGGCAGGCGGCAAGAACGTGGCTCCCCGCGTAGCGGCCAAGCTCGACGTCGCCCAGATCAGCGACATCACCAAGGTAGACGGCCCCGACACCTTCGAGCGCCCCATCTACGCGGGCAACGCCATAGCCACCGTGCAAAGCACCGACGGCAAGAAAGTCATCACCGTGCGCACCACCGGCTTTGATGCAGCAGCAGCCACCGGCGGCACGGCAGCCGTCGAAACCGTGGCCGCTGTCGAGGGCAGCAGCAAAAGCGCCTTCGCAGGCCGCGAAGTCACCAAAAACGACCGGCCCGAACTCACGGCTGCCAAAATCATCGTCTCGGGCGGGCGGGCGCTGGGCAGTGCGGAAAAGTTCAACGAAGTCATCACCCCGCTGGCCGACAAACTGGGCGCGGCCATTGGCGCGAGCCGCGCGGCGGTGGATGCGGGCTACGCGCCCAACGACCTGCAGGTGGGCCAGACGGGCAAGATCGTGGCGCCGCAGCTGTACATTGCAGCGGGCATCTCGGGAGCGATCCAGCACCTGGCGGGCATGAAGGACTCCAAGGTGATCGTGGCGATCAACAAGGACGAGGAGGCGCCGATCTTCAGCGTGGCCGACTATGGCCTGGTGGCCGATCTGTTCGAGGCCGTGCCCGAGATGGTGGGTAAGCTGTAA
- a CDS encoding acyl-CoA dehydrogenase produces the protein MSYKAPVKDMLFAIEHLARIDRVAQIPGFEDAGLDTAQAVLEECARFNEEVVAPLNVPGDLHPSTWKDGTVTTTPGFKDAFKQYVEGGWQGLQHPVDAGGQGLPKTIGAACVEMLNSANMSFALCPLLTDGAIEALLTAGSDALKNTYLEKLVSGQWTGTMNLTEPQAGSDLALVRTRADKEADGSYKLFGTKIFITYGEHDMAENIVHLVLARVAGAPEGVKGISLFVCPKFLVNGDGSLGARNDVHCVSIEHKLGIKASPTCVLQYGDNGGAVGYLVGEENRGLEYMFIMMNAARYAVGMEGVAIAERAYQHAVAYAKERVQSRPVDGSVAGSATIIHHPDIRRMLMTMRAYTEACRAMALTGAASFDAAHQHPDAEVRKVNQAFYEFLVPLIKGYSTEMSQEVTSLGVQVHGGMGFIEETGAAQYYRDSKILTIYEGTTAIQANDLVGRKTARDGGQVAKGIASQIEATEKALIASGTEGARSLAINLEKARKAFLDVVDFVVSTSKSAPNDVFAGSVPYVMLAGNLVAGWQMGRALLAAQELLTAGSGDKAFLEAKVTTARFYGEHILVKTSALRDEILHGGASVMALPLDSF, from the coding sequence ATGAGCTACAAGGCGCCCGTAAAAGACATGCTGTTTGCGATCGAACATCTGGCAAGGATCGACCGGGTGGCGCAGATTCCGGGCTTTGAGGATGCCGGCCTGGATACCGCTCAGGCTGTGCTGGAAGAGTGCGCGCGCTTCAATGAAGAAGTGGTGGCACCACTCAACGTGCCAGGGGATTTGCATCCCTCCACCTGGAAGGACGGCACGGTCACCACAACCCCCGGCTTCAAGGATGCCTTCAAGCAGTATGTGGAGGGTGGCTGGCAGGGCTTGCAGCACCCCGTGGATGCGGGTGGCCAGGGCTTGCCCAAGACAATTGGCGCGGCCTGTGTCGAAATGCTCAACAGTGCCAACATGAGCTTTGCCCTGTGCCCGTTGCTGACCGATGGCGCCATCGAAGCCCTGCTGACTGCGGGTAGTGATGCGCTCAAGAACACCTATCTCGAAAAGCTGGTTTCCGGCCAGTGGACGGGAACGATGAACCTGACCGAGCCACAGGCTGGCTCCGATCTGGCCCTGGTGCGCACACGTGCCGACAAGGAGGCCGATGGCAGCTACAAGCTCTTTGGCACCAAGATCTTCATCACCTACGGCGAGCACGATATGGCAGAGAACATCGTGCACCTGGTGCTGGCCCGTGTGGCAGGGGCGCCCGAAGGGGTCAAGGGCATCAGCCTGTTTGTCTGCCCCAAGTTCCTGGTGAATGGTGACGGATCACTCGGGGCGCGCAACGATGTGCACTGCGTCAGCATCGAGCACAAGCTGGGCATCAAGGCATCGCCCACCTGCGTGCTGCAGTATGGTGACAACGGCGGTGCGGTGGGTTACCTGGTGGGCGAGGAGAACCGTGGCCTCGAATACATGTTCATCATGATGAACGCTGCGCGTTACGCCGTGGGTATGGAGGGCGTGGCCATTGCCGAGCGCGCCTACCAGCATGCAGTGGCCTACGCCAAGGAGCGTGTGCAGAGCCGCCCGGTGGACGGCAGCGTGGCGGGTAGCGCCACCATCATTCACCACCCGGATATCCGCCGCATGTTGATGACCATGCGCGCCTACACCGAAGCTTGCCGCGCGATGGCGCTGACGGGAGCCGCATCATTTGATGCTGCGCACCAGCACCCCGACGCAGAGGTCCGCAAGGTCAATCAGGCGTTTTATGAATTTCTGGTGCCGCTGATCAAGGGTTACAGCACCGAAATGAGCCAGGAGGTGACCAGCCTGGGCGTGCAGGTGCATGGCGGCATGGGTTTCATCGAGGAAACCGGGGCAGCCCAGTACTACCGGGATTCGAAGATCCTGACCATCTACGAAGGCACCACTGCCATTCAGGCCAATGACCTGGTGGGCCGCAAGACGGCGCGCGATGGCGGGCAAGTGGCCAAGGGCATAGCCAGCCAGATCGAGGCGACCGAGAAGGCACTCATTGCCAGCGGTACCGAGGGTGCAAGGTCACTGGCCATCAATCTGGAAAAAGCCCGCAAGGCGTTTTTGGATGTGGTGGATTTTGTCGTCAGCACCAGCAAATCGGCCCCCAACGACGTGTTTGCCGGCAGCGTGCCGTATGTGATGTTGGCGGGCAATCTGGTGGCGGGTTGGCAGATGGGCCGCGCCTTGCTGGCAGCGCAGGAGCTGCTGACGGCCGGCAGCGGCGACAAGGCCTTCCTCGAAGCCAAGGTGACAACCGCTCGTTTCTATGGCGAGCATATTTTGGTAAAAACCTCGGCATTGCGTGATGAAATTCTGCATGGCGGCGCATCGGTGATGGCCTTGCCGCTCGATAGCTTCTGA
- a CDS encoding NAD(P)H-dependent flavin oxidoreductase, whose translation MSQLPGALKHVPFPVIGSPLFIISNPKLVIAQCKAGIVGSMPALNARPAEQLEDWLAEITEELAAHNRANPDSPAAPFAINQIVHRTNERLEHDMALCEKYKVPILITSLGAREDVFQAAHSWGGVVLHDIINNTFAHKAIDKGADGLIAVAAGAGGHAGIKSPFALVQEIREWFDGPLALSGSIASGRSVLAAQAMGADFAYIGSAFIATDEARAVEEYKQMIVSSNSDDIIYSNLFTGVHGNYLSPSIRAAGMDPDNLPVSDPSSMSFGKERKAWKDIWGSGQGIGAIKQVVPAAELVARLKREYFAARDGLVERAAAAERSAAASESAVA comes from the coding sequence ATGTCCCAACTTCCTGGCGCATTGAAACACGTGCCGTTTCCGGTGATCGGTTCGCCGCTTTTCATCATCAGCAATCCCAAGTTGGTGATTGCACAGTGCAAGGCGGGCATTGTGGGCTCCATGCCTGCGCTCAATGCCCGGCCGGCCGAGCAACTGGAAGACTGGCTGGCAGAGATTACCGAAGAGTTGGCTGCGCACAACCGCGCCAATCCGGACAGCCCCGCAGCACCGTTTGCCATCAACCAGATCGTGCACCGCACCAACGAGCGTCTGGAGCATGACATGGCGTTGTGCGAAAAGTACAAGGTGCCTATCCTCATCACTTCACTGGGGGCGCGCGAAGACGTGTTCCAGGCAGCGCACAGCTGGGGCGGTGTGGTGCTGCACGACATCATCAACAACACCTTTGCGCACAAGGCCATCGACAAGGGGGCGGATGGCCTGATTGCCGTGGCAGCAGGTGCAGGAGGCCACGCGGGCATCAAGAGCCCGTTTGCACTGGTGCAGGAAATCCGTGAATGGTTCGACGGCCCGCTGGCGCTGTCGGGCAGCATTGCCAGCGGCCGCTCGGTACTGGCGGCGCAGGCCATGGGCGCAGACTTTGCCTATATCGGCTCGGCCTTCATCGCGACCGATGAAGCACGTGCCGTGGAAGAGTACAAGCAGATGATTGTCAGCTCCAATTCGGATGACATCATCTACAGCAACCTGTTCACTGGCGTGCATGGCAACTACCTGAGCCCGTCGATCCGCGCGGCTGGCATGGACCCGGACAACCTGCCGGTCTCCGATCCAAGCTCGATGAGCTTTGGCAAGGAGCGCAAGGCCTGGAAAGACATCTGGGGCAGTGGCCAGGGCATTGGCGCCATCAAGCAGGTGGTGCCGGCCGCAGAATTGGTGGCGCGCCTCAAGCGCGAGTATTTCGCTGCCCGTGACGGATTGGTGGAGCGTGCTGCCGCTGCCGAGCGCTCCGCTGCAGCAAGTGAGAGTGCTGTGGCCTGA
- a CDS encoding DUF1439 domain-containing protein — protein MPGFAAGVERAASSALPQGARSISITQSQLQSAVAAKFPLARSWQGMVVIQLQKPAVQLLGSSNSLRTMLDIWVTEKLMNTEYPGQIALDFGLYYNDADSTIRMQHVRVEQLHMQGVPPQYQPMFQTYAPRLAEQVLNGLAVYELPASQRMLLKGLGYTVHSMDVQADKLRIVLAPKPLGTEQP, from the coding sequence TTGCCCGGTTTTGCCGCAGGCGTGGAGAGAGCGGCCTCGTCCGCCCTGCCGCAGGGCGCGCGCAGCATCAGCATTACCCAGTCTCAATTGCAGAGCGCTGTGGCGGCCAAGTTTCCGCTGGCGCGGTCGTGGCAGGGTATGGTGGTGATTCAGCTGCAAAAACCCGCCGTGCAGTTGCTGGGCAGCAGCAACAGCCTGCGAACCATGCTGGATATCTGGGTGACTGAAAAGCTGATGAACACCGAGTATCCCGGCCAGATAGCACTGGATTTTGGCCTGTACTACAACGACGCTGACAGTACCATCCGCATGCAGCATGTCCGCGTAGAACAGCTCCACATGCAAGGCGTGCCACCCCAGTACCAGCCCATGTTCCAGACCTATGCGCCGCGCCTGGCGGAGCAGGTGTTGAACGGACTTGCCGTGTATGAGCTTCCCGCCAGCCAGCGCATGCTGCTCAAAGGCCTGGGCTACACGGTGCACAGCATGGACGTGCAGGCGGACAAGCTGCGCATCGTTCTCGCGCCCAAGCCGCTTGGCACTGAGCAGCCCTAG
- a CDS encoding GbsR/MarR family transcriptional regulator: MKTPEAPLPELTRQFVSHFGEMGSRWGINRTVGQIYALIFLSPRPINADEIAEGLSFSRSNVSMGLKELQSWRLVHMRHLPGDRREYFESPNDVWEIFRTLAEERRRREIEPTQSMLRSALLQETHSDDEKYAQQRMQEMYDLIDRLMTWFDDVQRLNPETAMQLMGMGSAVTRVLSLKDRLTGKSPGKKEIND, translated from the coding sequence ATGAAAACGCCCGAAGCTCCTCTGCCCGAACTCACCCGCCAGTTTGTTTCGCATTTTGGCGAAATGGGCAGCCGCTGGGGTATCAACCGCACGGTGGGGCAGATCTATGCTTTGATCTTTCTGTCGCCTCGCCCAATCAATGCCGATGAGATCGCAGAAGGCCTGTCGTTCTCGCGCTCGAACGTCAGCATGGGGTTGAAAGAGCTGCAATCCTGGCGCCTTGTGCATATGCGCCACCTGCCTGGTGACCGGCGTGAGTATTTCGAGTCACCCAACGATGTGTGGGAGATATTCCGCACACTGGCGGAAGAGCGCCGCCGCCGAGAGATCGAGCCCACGCAATCCATGCTGCGCTCCGCCCTGCTGCAGGAAACCCATTCGGACGATGAGAAATACGCCCAGCAGCGCATGCAGGAGATGTACGACCTGATCGACCGCCTGATGACCTGGTTTGACGACGTGCAACGCCTGAACCCGGAAACCGCCATGCAGCTGATGGGCATGGGCAGCGCCGTCACCCGCGTACTGAGTCTCAAGGACCGGCTGACGGGCAAATCACCAGGCAAAAAAGAAATCAACGACTAA
- a CDS encoding acyltransferase family protein, protein MSSTTTHNNRNLWLDVIKGACCAAIVWHHLAFYGPMSNVARQVTPGVIDWLADYARIAVQIFLVMGGYLAAASLAPQGIARFGQPLEKIGKRALRLLAPYSVALLFAVLIAALVRPWFAHESVPGEPSWHQLIANALMLQDITGEDALSAGVWYVAIDFQLFAAVTLLFAATRGWERRWMGLSVSQYLVIGLTALSLWVLNRNSDLDMWFVYFIGAYGVGMLAYWGRSSSRPWAWTALLLLLGLVSFEIEFRLRIAVACASAVALLWLMRVPSDGKVGDWLAGHIAPLRWLQSLGQFSYSVFLVHFSIVVLCNAVASQVIATQPWLNWLGMCVAFALSLLAGRMLYHFVEARTPSLKGVARWELGFIGAGLVVSLLSARFAL, encoded by the coding sequence TTGTCTTCTACAACAACGCATAACAATCGCAATCTGTGGCTGGACGTCATCAAAGGAGCATGCTGCGCGGCGATCGTGTGGCATCACCTGGCCTTCTATGGCCCGATGTCCAACGTGGCTCGCCAAGTCACCCCGGGTGTCATCGACTGGCTGGCGGACTATGCCCGCATCGCCGTGCAGATTTTCCTGGTCATGGGTGGCTACCTGGCTGCCGCGAGCCTGGCGCCCCAGGGCATTGCACGGTTTGGCCAGCCTCTGGAAAAGATCGGCAAACGCGCGCTGCGACTGCTGGCGCCGTATTCCGTTGCACTGCTGTTTGCCGTGCTGATTGCCGCCTTGGTACGCCCCTGGTTTGCGCATGAATCCGTACCCGGAGAGCCCAGCTGGCACCAACTGATTGCCAATGCCCTGATGCTGCAGGACATCACGGGTGAAGATGCGCTGTCGGCCGGTGTCTGGTATGTGGCCATCGATTTCCAGCTGTTTGCCGCAGTGACCTTGCTGTTTGCCGCCACGCGTGGCTGGGAGCGGCGTTGGATGGGGCTGTCCGTCAGCCAGTACCTGGTGATTGGCCTTACCGCACTGTCACTGTGGGTGCTCAATCGCAACAGCGATCTGGACATGTGGTTTGTCTACTTCATCGGCGCCTATGGCGTGGGCATGCTGGCCTATTGGGGCAGGTCCAGCAGCCGACCCTGGGCATGGACGGCGTTGCTTCTCCTGCTGGGGCTCGTTTCGTTCGAGATCGAATTCCGCCTGCGGATTGCCGTAGCCTGCGCCAGTGCCGTGGCTTTGCTGTGGCTGATGCGAGTGCCCTCCGATGGCAAGGTGGGCGATTGGCTGGCGGGCCATATTGCTCCGCTGCGCTGGTTGCAGTCGCTGGGGCAGTTTTCGTATTCGGTGTTCCTCGTCCACTTCTCTATCGTGGTGTTGTGCAATGCCGTGGCTTCGCAGGTGATTGCGACACAGCCCTGGCTCAACTGGCTGGGCATGTGTGTGGCATTCGCACTGTCACTGCTGGCGGGGCGTATGCTCTATCACTTTGTGGAGGCGCGTACGCCCAGCCTCAAAGGCGTGGCGCGCTGGGAGCTGGGCTTTATCGGCGCAGGCCTTGTCGTGAGCTTGTTGAGTGCCCGTTTTGCGCTGTAA